The following coding sequences lie in one Populus trichocarpa isolate Nisqually-1 chromosome 14, P.trichocarpa_v4.1, whole genome shotgun sequence genomic window:
- the LOC7463388 gene encoding serine/threonine-protein kinase BSK2: MGCFQSKTTHLASPDLDPPLPEEAKPDLPANDQPDSQENHDQDQLVPPFREFSLAELRGATNGFSSDLIVSESGEKAPNVVYRGKLKSNNNNSHRLVAVKRFSRLSWPDPNQFLTEASGVGKVRHNRLVNLIGCCAEGDERLLVAEYMPNDTLSKHLFHWEKQPLPWEMRVRVAYYIAQVLDHCNAQNRKIYHDLNAYRVLFDEDGDPRLSSFGLMKNSRDGKSYSTNLAYTPPEFLRTGRVIPESVVYSYGTVLLDLLSGKHIPPSHALDLIRGKNLLLLMDSSLEGQYANEDGTALVELASKCLQYESKDRPDIKFLLTAVAPLQKQKEVASHVLMGLSKTPAALPTMLSPLGKACARMDLTAVHEILLKTGYKDEEGAENELSFQEWTQQVQDMLNTKKFGDIAFRDKDFKNAIEYYTKLVSMMSVPSGTIFVRRALSYLMIGQEEHALRDAMQAQVCLPEWPTAFYMQALALSKLGMESDAQDMLNDGASFEAKKQNSWRI; this comes from the exons ATGGGCTGTTTCCAGTCCAAAACCACCCATCTAGCTTCTCCTGATCTAGACCCTCCTCTCCCTGAAGAAGCCAAGCCAGATCTACCCGCTAATGACCAACCTGACTCCCAAGAAAATCACGATCAAGACCAACTCGTCCCCCCCTTCAGGGAGTTCTCCTTGGCCGAGCTTCGAGGCGCCACCAATGGATTCAGCAGCGATTTGATTGTATCCGAGAGTGGAGAGAAGGCTCCCAATGTGGTTTACAGAGGAAAGCTCAAGagtaataataacaatagtcACAGGCTTGTTGCTGTCAAGCGTTTCTCCAGGCTCTCTTGGCCTGACCCGAACCAGTTTCTCACTGAGGCTTCTGGGGTTGGAAAAGTTCGCCATAACAGATTGGTCAATTTGATTGGGTGCTGTGCGGAGGGTGATGAGCGCTTGTTGGTGGCTGAATACATGCCTAATGACACTCTCTCTAAGCATCTTTTTCACT GGGAAAAACAGCCTTTGCCATGGGAAATGCGTGTCAGAGTTGCTTATTACATTGCCCAAGTGCTTGATCATTGCAATGCCCAGAACCGCAAGATTTACCATGATTTGAATGCCTACAGAGTTCTTTTTGATGAG GATGGTGACCCCCGATTATCTAGTTTTGGCTTGATGAAAAATAGCCGGGATGGGAAAAGCTACAGCACAAATTTGGCTTACACACCGCCAGAATTTTTGCGAACAG GTAGGGTCATCCCTGAGAGTGTGGTATACAGTTATGGAACTGTTCTACTGGATCTTCTGAGTGGGAAACATATCCCTCCAAGCCAT GCATTGGATTTGATAAGAGGGAAGAATTTATTATTGCTGATGGACTCATCCTTGGAAGGACAATATGCGAATGAAGACGGAACTGCTTTGGTTGAACTAGCCTCAAAATGTCTACAGTATGAGTCCAAAGATCGACCTGACATTAAGTTTCTCCTTACAGCAGTGGCCCCTCTCCAGAAACAAAAAGAG GTTGCGTCTCATGTGCTAATGGGTCTATCTAAAACTCCAGCAGCGCTGCCAACCATGCTTTCCCCACTTGGAAAGGCTTGTGCAAGGATGGATCTTACTGCAGTGCACGAAATTTTGCTTAAAACAGGCTATAAAGATGAAGAAGGTGCAGAAAATGAG TTGTCATTTCAAGAGTGGACACAGCAAGTACAAGATATGCTGAATACAAAGAAATTTGGGGATATTGCTTTCAGAgacaaagattttaaaaatgcCATTGAATATTATACAAAG TTGGTATCGATGATGTCTGTTCCTTCTGGTACTATTTTTGTGAGGCGAGCCCTGTCGTACTTGATGATTGGCCAGGAAGAGCATGCATTGAGAGATGCAATGCAGGCTCAGGTGTGTTTGCCGGAGTGGCCCACCGCATTCTACATGCAAGCTCTGGCGCTGTCCAAGCTGGGAATGGAAAGCGATGCTCAAGACATGCTTAATGACGGGGCCTCATTTGAAGCAAAGAAGCAGAACAGCTGGCGCATTTAA